DNA from Aggregatimonas sangjinii:
ATCCAAGCGATACGCGTACCACGGCCAAGACCATTATCCAATATAGAAGTCTCTATACCGCCAATTTGTGCTACATTAGAGATTTTATCTTTACCGGTATGTATGAAATCCGTATTCGACATCAGCGTTTAAACGGCATGTTTTTGAATCATTTCTTGAATAAATTTAAATCCCTTCTCTGCCATATCCCAGGGATGGGCGAACTCGCGCCATACATTGATCGAATTTGCAAAATCAACATCGTTCCTGGTAAAACCTTCAATGGTATACCAGCCGTCATATTTGCTTTTCGCTAAGGTCGAAAAGACTTCATCCCAAGGAATGTGCCCTGTGCCCGGAGTACCACGATCGTTCTCACTAATATGTACATGTGCCAGATATGGTGCAATCGTATGAATGGCTTCGTCTAATTTTTTTTCCTCAATATTCGCATGATGGGTATCGAACATTCCTTTTACGTTCGGATGATTTACTTTTTGCAACAGGTGTTTTAGTTGCTCCATGCTATTGCACAAATAGCATTCGAATCTATTCAATGCCTCAGGAGTTATGATAAGGTTCGTCTGTGCCGCATAATCTCCAGCTTTACGCAACACTTCCGCGCTCCAATCGTACTCACTTTCCTGTGGGGCTTGTTGCGCAAAAGTGGCAAAGGCGGAATGCGTAGGACCGGCCAGTACTTCG
Protein-coding regions in this window:
- a CDS encoding sugar phosphate isomerase/epimerase family protein, producing the protein MSKIGFDVLAWSAGVSEDLLPIMDRLKNIGYDGVEFFIGAPDVSDYKRLGQHAKDIDLEVTAVTVVGPEENPIDPSPTVRAKAVERLKWIIDRCHDLNAEVLAGPTHSAFATFAQQAPQESEYDWSAEVLRKAGDYAAQTNLIITPEALNRFECYLCNSMEQLKHLLQKVNHPNVKGMFDTHHANIEEKKLDEAIHTIAPYLAHVHISENDRGTPGTGHIPWDEVFSTLAKSKYDGWYTIEGFTRNDVDFANSINVWREFAHPWDMAEKGFKFIQEMIQKHAV